One Artemia franciscana chromosome 6, ASM3288406v1, whole genome shotgun sequence DNA window includes the following coding sequences:
- the LOC136028486 gene encoding titin-like, which produces MLAENPTGCVVSSACLAVESMGNQDKMQFKTIKRTIENGTANGYSPPQQNQSEPIYENTDQGKSLGPQFVKMPSDVTVSEGKLVRLDCQVTGRPYPDVTWYLNGQQILNDVTHKILVNEAGSHALMITQASPLDTGIITCAAKNKGGKTSFQINLNVIEKEQLVAPKFVERFQTILEPVTLSARAVGTPIPKLTWQKDGVLIQTGQETFVSSDDNGSSALEIPVARLADSAWYQCTATNVAGSAATTARLFIQAEKAQIL; this is translated from the coding sequence ATGCTTGCTGAAAATCCAACAGGTTGTGTCGTTTCGTCAGCATGCTTGGCAGTTGAGTCCATGGGAAATCAGGACAAGATGCAATTCAAAACGATCAAAAGAACTATCGAAAATGGCACTGCTAATGGTTACTCACCTCCACAACAAAACCAGTCGGAACCAATATATGAAAATACAGACCAAGGGAAATCTTTGGGGCCTCAGTTTGTCAAGATGCCATCAGATGTAACCGTATCCGAAGGCAAACTTGTGCGTCTTGATTGTCAAGTCACTGGACGACCTTATCCAGATGTCACATGGTACCTTAATGGTCAACAAATTCTCAATGACGTTACTCACAAGATTTTGGTAAATGAAGCGGGAAGCCATGCGCTAATGATCACACAAGCTAGCCCATTGGACACAGGCATTATTACTTGTGCCGCTAAAAATAAAGGTGGAAAGACATCTttccaaataaatttgaatgtcATTGAAAAAGAACAACTTGTAGCCCCTAAATTCGTCGAACGCTTCCAGACAATCCTTGAACCAGTCACACTCTCTGCTAGGGCAGTTGGTACGCCTATACCCAAGTTGACTTGGCAGAAAGATGGTGTTTTGATTCAAACAGGCCAAGAAACATTTGTTAGCAGTGACGATAATGGATCCTCTGCATTGGAAATTCCAGTTGCTCGATTGGCTGATTCAGCTTGGTATCAGTGCACAGCTACAAATGTTGCTGGTTCAGCTGCAACTACAGCCAGACTCTTCATCCAAGCTGAAAAAGCGCAAATCCTATGA